The following coding sequences are from one Nicotiana tomentosiformis chromosome 3, ASM39032v3, whole genome shotgun sequence window:
- the LOC138908634 gene encoding F-box protein At5g03100-like: MEEIGDGEDRISELPIQIIHDILRRIRCQYGLKEKARTCILSKTWSSIWRSRPEVIINQSIHNSFMNSTEKFVKFVDDSLRSHVEQNLRIEILRLINLRLPELASHIDRWLNLAIKHNVRSLEIHPTSNFSYCIPDAIYAAKTLTELSLNKCNFEIDNNNSTTNKLQRIISTCPFIRDLKIGHCTGIQNLHVFGLVNLEKLELRMCKKLAKVEIWAPNLR, translated from the coding sequence ATGGAGGAAATAGGTGATGGAGAGGACAGAATATCAGAGTTGCCTATACAAATAATTCATGACATCTTACGTCGGATTCGCTGTCAATATGGGCTAAAAGAAAAAGCTCGAACTTGCATCTTGTCTAAGACATGGAGTTCAATTTGGAGATCGCGGCCTGAAGTGATAATCAATCAATCCATCCACAACAGTTTCATGAATTCCACGGAGAAATTCGTTAAATTCGTTGATGATTCCTTGCGGTCCCATGTCGAGCAAAACTTAAGAATCGAAATACTCCGCCTCATAAATCTTCGTCTTCCAGAATTGGCGTCTCATATTGATCGCTGGTTGAACTTGGCAATTAAACATAATGTCAGATCTCTAGAAATTCATCCAACGTCTAATTTTAGCTACTGCATACCTGATGCTATTTATGCAGCTAAGACGCTGACTGAATTATCGCTGAACAAGTGCAactttgaaattgataataacAACAGTACCACTAATAAATTGCAACGGATAATTAGTACATGCCCGTTTATCAGGGACCTAAAAATAGGTCATTGCACGGGGATCCAGAATTTGCATGTTTTCGGCCTAGTAAATCTGGAGAAATTGGAGCTACGTATGTGTAAGAAACTCGCAAAGGTGGAAATCTGGGCTCCAAATCTTCGATAG